One [Clostridium] saccharolyticum WM1 DNA segment encodes these proteins:
- a CDS encoding flagellar biosynthesis anti-sigma factor FlgM → MRISSNFFNTLYNTSMIRQNQDQTGTNASESAKNKYDEITIRSASLETMDSKFAAEIKNLLMKEVKQPSSGDKLDSLKKRIEDGTYQVDANKIAEKILLYKGADFHE, encoded by the coding sequence ATGCGTATTTCATCGAACTTTTTCAATACGCTGTATAATACATCCATGATACGACAAAATCAGGATCAGACCGGAACCAATGCTTCAGAATCTGCAAAAAACAAGTATGATGAAATCACCATTCGTTCTGCTTCTTTGGAGACAATGGATTCTAAGTTTGCAGCCGAAATCAAAAATCTTCTCATGAAAGAAGTGAAGCAGCCCTCTTCCGGAGATAAGCTGGACAGCTTAAAGAAAAGAATCGAAGATGGAACTTACCAGGTAGATGCCAATAAGATTGCTGAAAAGATTCTTTTATACAAAGGAGCAGATTTCCATGAATGA
- the flgN gene encoding flagellar export chaperone FlgN, giving the protein MNDFIAVIEDMIQLFQELIHIEQSKLEAAAKNRITHVEECMNQEQAAILKLRGLDKKRETCQEQLGYKNDTFQQILLKTSGAEHNQLKQLFDSLTYEVRLFQETNESARSMIEINLHMINKELNNSQKVKTKDKAKWEGLL; this is encoded by the coding sequence ATGAATGACTTTATTGCTGTTATTGAGGATATGATCCAACTGTTTCAGGAACTGATTCACATTGAGCAATCAAAGCTGGAGGCTGCGGCAAAAAACAGGATTACTCATGTGGAAGAATGTATGAATCAGGAGCAGGCCGCCATTTTAAAGCTAAGAGGCCTTGATAAAAAACGGGAAACCTGCCAGGAACAGCTTGGCTATAAAAACGATACCTTTCAGCAGATCCTGTTAAAAACTTCAGGTGCGGAGCATAACCAGCTAAAGCAGTTGTTTGATTCACTCACTTACGAGGTGCGGCTGTTTCAGGAAACCAATGAAAGCGCCCGCTCCATGATTGAAATAAATCTTCATATGATAAACAAAGAACTTAACAATTCCCAAAAGGTAAAAACAAAAGATAAAGCGAAATGGGAGGGACTATTATGA
- the flgK gene encoding flagellar hook-associated protein FlgK, with product MTRSTFSGFTIAQLAMSASQRALDVTGQNIANINTKGYTKQQLDLVSLNLRGGEVVSTGPASKIGYGVEITGISQIRDPFLDVQYRNQIAKVGTADAHQGTLDQLADIFDETDKDALKKALSDLSSSLDKLSSNANNGEFDSIVRSRCQVLLNYIHQKSSELTSVREETISGLEKTDIPTVNGLLSDIGELNDAIWKSQVLGNPALELQDQRNLKLDELASYLPISVSYKEVTISSDTRLSYPVVKFIGSDGMTYNLTAGEHGENTASLSSERNKGIDGNYNGHISISLIPASDFPSNTDVSPLKTDITGYLKEGSLKGLVDVLNKSGELDNPATDYRGIGYYEKSFDAFVQTFAETFNKLNTNTFPYTGVTGVPANGVPKELTSTGSEKAEYSISFLNSTGNFLNKEKININGQTYTFGDGTGGTVEIGPSLEGSLVKLVDKLNTDAPNMTVNGASTPGSWNYQASTGKLIWTSTAPLTAGTEINSTSIQAGDGTKFSLTYKADPLNIKNFDLFKTSDGSKIFTASNIKISDDWMNNTIHIISSHDENAGSTANDNIIRMIKSLTEERDFKYEYTYKDKNGIPQTGTITYYNGNFSQCYSNLENIQGIDSSANKAILSNHISVLKQTANSKDAVSGVSLDEEGINLMQFQRSYTAAARLMTTLDEVLNVLINNTGIVGR from the coding sequence ATGACACGATCCACTTTCTCCGGTTTTACTATCGCCCAGCTTGCCATGAGTGCCAGCCAGCGTGCTCTTGATGTAACCGGACAAAATATAGCAAACATTAACACAAAAGGTTACACCAAGCAGCAGCTGGATCTTGTAAGCCTAAATTTAAGAGGCGGCGAAGTGGTAAGCACCGGCCCTGCTTCTAAAATCGGCTACGGTGTTGAAATCACAGGAATCTCCCAGATACGTGATCCTTTTCTTGATGTCCAGTACCGCAACCAGATCGCCAAGGTAGGTACTGCCGATGCTCACCAGGGAACCCTGGATCAGCTGGCAGATATTTTTGACGAAACAGATAAAGATGCTTTGAAGAAAGCCCTCAGTGATTTAAGCAGCAGCCTGGACAAGCTGTCCTCTAACGCAAATAACGGCGAATTTGACAGCATCGTTCGTTCCAGATGTCAGGTTCTGCTTAATTATATCCATCAGAAATCATCAGAGTTAACCAGCGTCCGGGAGGAAACCATCAGTGGTCTGGAAAAAACAGATATTCCAACAGTAAACGGTCTTCTTTCCGACATTGGGGAATTAAATGACGCCATCTGGAAAAGCCAGGTTCTCGGCAATCCTGCCCTCGAGCTTCAGGATCAAAGGAATTTGAAGCTGGATGAACTGGCCTCCTATCTTCCCATCAGTGTTTCCTATAAGGAAGTGACCATATCCAGTGATACCAGGCTTAGTTATCCGGTTGTGAAATTCATCGGCTCGGACGGTATGACCTATAATCTTACCGCAGGCGAGCACGGGGAAAATACTGCTTCTCTTTCCTCTGAGCGGAACAAAGGTATAGACGGAAATTATAATGGACATATTTCAATTTCTCTTATTCCTGCCAGTGATTTTCCTTCCAATACTGATGTCTCTCCTTTAAAAACGGATATTACCGGTTATCTGAAGGAAGGATCTTTAAAAGGCCTGGTAGATGTATTAAATAAGTCCGGTGAGCTGGATAATCCGGCGACTGATTACAGAGGAATCGGCTATTATGAAAAATCCTTTGATGCCTTTGTACAGACCTTTGCCGAGACATTCAACAAGCTGAACACAAATACGTTCCCTTACACGGGCGTAACCGGCGTTCCTGCCAACGGTGTCCCCAAGGAATTGACCAGTACCGGTTCTGAAAAGGCAGAATACAGTATTAGCTTTTTAAATTCCACGGGAAATTTCTTAAATAAGGAAAAAATAAACATAAACGGCCAGACCTATACCTTTGGAGACGGAACAGGCGGTACTGTTGAAATCGGCCCCAGTCTTGAAGGAAGCCTGGTAAAGCTGGTAGACAAGCTGAATACTGACGCACCCAATATGACGGTAAACGGGGCATCTACCCCAGGCTCCTGGAATTATCAGGCCAGCACTGGAAAGCTTATATGGACCAGCACAGCTCCTTTGACCGCAGGAACAGAAATTAACAGCACCAGCATTCAAGCAGGGGATGGTACAAAGTTTTCCCTTACTTATAAAGCAGATCCTCTTAATATCAAAAACTTTGATTTATTTAAGACTTCTGACGGCAGTAAGATCTTTACGGCAAGTAATATTAAAATCTCCGATGACTGGATGAACAACACCATCCATATTATTTCCTCTCACGATGAAAATGCCGGTTCAACTGCCAATGATAATATTATCCGAATGATAAAATCTCTGACCGAGGAAAGAGATTTTAAATATGAATACACTTATAAAGATAAAAACGGCATCCCTCAGACCGGAACGATTACTTACTACAACGGCAATTTCTCCCAGTGCTACTCCAACCTGGAGAATATACAGGGAATTGACAGCTCCGCTAATAAGGCAATACTGAGCAATCATATATCGGTTCTTAAGCAGACGGCCAACAGCAAGGATGCCGTATCCGGAGTTTCCTTAGATGAAGAGGGGATCAACCTGATGCAGTTTCAAAGGTCTTATACGGCTGCCGCACGTCTTATGACCACTCTTGATGAAGTACTGAACGTTTTAATTAACAATACAGGTATAGTCGGCAGATAG
- a CDS encoding flagellin N-terminal helical domain-containing protein: protein MRITTNAILRDYKSNLAATIDNLNLSRTRVMTQRSFNSVAEDPGSAARASQLHRKYYKIQDNLSMLTDIQSRQDGQEGALTQVSNMVKTISEDYNVQAMSGDKQTPETRQTFAAAIRQYQKSMVLSLNSTYEDTFLFAGSDGKNAPFELSADGKTLTYRGINVDAPMNTSDYASLTNLSNEKLYVDLGMGLSLDEADQVVPSSAFNISLPGIKAIGYGQDKNGMSNNVVVLAGQLVEALEAKNFDADAYGKLMNKFKDLSTNILNGITDLGVKSEFLTTTKDRLEDADISIQEQMQKVEGIDPAAAITDYMWNQYAYNAALKVGTSILSPSFIDFMR, encoded by the coding sequence TTGAGAATCACAACCAATGCAATATTAAGAGATTATAAAAGCAATCTTGCTGCCACAATAGATAATTTGAATCTGTCCAGAACCCGTGTTATGACCCAGCGCAGTTTTAACAGTGTAGCAGAGGATCCTGGTTCAGCAGCCAGGGCTTCCCAGCTTCACCGTAAATATTATAAAATCCAGGATAACTTAAGTATGCTGACAGATATACAGTCCCGTCAGGATGGACAGGAGGGTGCACTTACCCAGGTCTCCAACATGGTTAAGACAATCAGTGAGGATTATAATGTTCAGGCCATGAGCGGGGATAAGCAGACACCGGAAACAAGGCAAACCTTTGCTGCTGCAATCCGCCAATACCAGAAATCCATGGTTTTAAGCCTTAATTCCACATATGAGGACACCTTTTTGTTCGCAGGATCCGATGGAAAGAATGCTCCTTTTGAACTGTCTGCCGATGGCAAAACTCTTACCTACCGGGGGATCAACGTAGATGCACCTATGAATACCTCAGATTACGCCAGTCTAACCAATCTGTCCAATGAAAAGCTTTATGTAGATTTAGGCATGGGACTGTCCCTTGATGAGGCTGACCAGGTAGTACCCTCCAGCGCATTTAACATTTCCCTTCCCGGAATAAAGGCAATCGGATATGGCCAGGATAAGAATGGAATGAGCAACAATGTCGTTGTTTTGGCCGGTCAGTTGGTTGAGGCATTAGAAGCAAAAAACTTTGATGCAGATGCTTATGGAAAGCTTATGAATAAATTTAAGGATTTAAGCACAAACATACTGAACGGAATCACTGACCTGGGAGTCAAGTCAGAATTCCTTACTACGACAAAGGACCGATTGGAAGATGCTGATATATCCATTCAGGAGCAGATGCAAAAGGTGGAAGGAATTGACCCTGCAGCTGCAATTACCGATTATATGTGGAATCAGTATGCCTATAATGCGGCCTTGAAAGTTGGAACCAGTATCCTGTCACCGTCTTTTATTGATTTTATGCGTTAA
- a CDS encoding DUF6470 family protein, which translates to MEPLLRITTVPLKYELKIQKARLEYKRSTAELQMNRQKGEMSIENHPIKVSIDTYNARNSVCPTTMESVRQAASYGKAAAAEATANYAEEGALLLDPRISNPLDQIISQRAQMPSGDFGLQFLPNTGPDIEWSEPDLNIKYQMDKLSFELKVAKGDYEFIPGKVELSITQMPDVEIEYIGKPIYVPPSAANFFNHTPLDVLA; encoded by the coding sequence ATGGAACCGTTGCTAAGAATCACAACCGTACCTCTTAAATATGAATTAAAAATTCAAAAAGCCAGGTTGGAATACAAACGTTCTACTGCGGAACTTCAGATGAACAGACAAAAAGGAGAAATGTCTATCGAAAATCACCCCATCAAGGTGAGCATTGATACGTACAATGCGCGTAATTCCGTTTGTCCGACCACGATGGAGAGCGTTCGCCAGGCGGCTTCTTATGGAAAAGCTGCTGCGGCAGAGGCTACCGCAAATTATGCAGAGGAGGGTGCGCTCTTGTTAGATCCCAGAATTTCTAATCCGCTTGATCAGATTATCAGCCAGCGTGCTCAAATGCCTTCCGGAGATTTTGGTCTGCAATTTCTCCCTAATACAGGTCCTGATATTGAATGGTCCGAACCTGATTTAAATATTAAATATCAAATGGATAAGTTAAGTTTTGAATTAAAAGTGGCAAAGGGCGATTACGAATTTATTCCAGGCAAGGTAGAACTGTCAATCACCCAGATGCCTGATGTAGAAATTGAATATATCGGCAAACCGATTTATGTTCCCCCCAGCGCCGCTAATTTCTTCAACCACACTCCACTAGATGTCCTTGCTTAA
- the fliW gene encoding flagellar assembly protein FliW → MEIQTQYFGNISCSENELIHFSDGLFGFTHLKNYVPLAFQDNSDALICLQSVEDFHVSFILMNPFQLYADYAPVLSEEDRKFLNVSQDEDGISYYVICVIHDSMDQSTVNLKCPIAVNVENREARQVILDNPLYQFRHLIKDFVKKGD, encoded by the coding sequence ATGGAAATCCAAACACAATACTTTGGTAATATTTCCTGTTCTGAAAATGAATTAATACATTTTTCCGACGGATTATTTGGTTTTACTCATTTGAAAAATTATGTTCCCCTGGCGTTCCAGGATAACAGCGATGCATTGATCTGCCTTCAATCCGTAGAAGATTTTCATGTGTCCTTTATCCTTATGAACCCATTCCAGCTATATGCCGATTATGCCCCGGTATTATCCGAGGAGGACAGAAAATTTCTAAATGTATCCCAGGATGAAGATGGAATTTCTTATTACGTGATATGCGTAATCCATGATTCCATGGATCAAAGCACCGTGAATTTAAAGTGTCCTATTGCTGTAAATGTTGAAAATCGTGAAGCCAGACAGGTAATCCTGGATAACCCATTGTATCAATTTCGACATCTGATTAAAGATTTCGTAAAAAAGGGGGATTAG
- a CDS encoding carbon storage regulator → MLILQRKKEQSLTIGDNICITVLDIGNDWVKLAIDAPRDVSILRTELIEAASANQEAVSVSLSAGSISKIKDLINDHKNSGDT, encoded by the coding sequence ATGCTTATACTTCAAAGAAAAAAAGAACAGTCGCTCACCATTGGAGACAATATCTGCATAACCGTTTTGGACATTGGGAATGACTGGGTAAAGCTGGCCATTGATGCGCCAAGAGATGTATCAATTTTGCGTACAGAGTTAATAGAAGCCGCCTCTGCCAATCAGGAAGCAGTCTCTGTTTCTCTGAGCGCCGGTTCAATATCTAAAATCAAAGATCTGATCAATGACCATAAAAACAGCGGAGATACCTGA
- a CDS encoding nucleotidyltransferase domain-containing protein, protein MSKGYEERYLILLLSSILNQKPSPEPLRQPDWEKMYRLADYHNVAHAVYYGIMGLEENIPQAIRQRFFDKYLEAVHRTGRLRAGEKQVLALLERNKVNCFLLRYSDTVKYYPIEEMCCRESIEIGTDKKYGRLIGEILEKADFEERHTEERGRFYYRVPGIRILYYTHSMFFSKPMRKYFKGLLTTLPTRKGYQYVREMTPDDQYLFLMSRLTDCYARGEISLNQIMDFWVFYKKYAEVFSWPYIYEKLKKLKIAEFAEKLEYLILRWFNTGAGIENTEIYDAMESYILTKGSEGREISSQFLPLIKTVADCYARDRRAERIRKIIKWLFPDRRYMETIYPTLENLGGLLPLFWFLRLGRYSLRTVCRGVKEKILIQLREMFPFLKRVDVWVKNKRLNKQKKDREHMADQPMETGDQKQAEDKTAEIPK, encoded by the coding sequence ATGAGTAAAGGATATGAAGAGCGGTATTTAATATTATTACTGTCGTCGATATTGAACCAAAAGCCTTCCCCGGAGCCGCTGCGCCAACCGGATTGGGAAAAGATGTATCGTCTGGCTGATTATCATAATGTGGCTCATGCCGTATATTATGGAATCATGGGACTGGAGGAGAATATCCCCCAGGCCATTCGTCAGCGCTTCTTTGATAAATACCTGGAAGCAGTCCATCGAACTGGCAGGCTGAGAGCAGGGGAAAAGCAGGTGCTTGCCCTTTTGGAACGAAATAAGGTCAATTGCTTTCTATTAAGATATTCTGATACAGTCAAATATTATCCCATTGAAGAGATGTGTTGCAGAGAATCGATAGAGATTGGCACCGATAAAAAATATGGACGGTTAATTGGAGAGATTCTGGAGAAGGCTGATTTTGAGGAACGCCATACGGAGGAACGGGGACGTTTCTATTACCGGGTACCTGGAATCCGAATTTTGTATTATACTCACAGCATGTTTTTCAGCAAGCCTATGAGAAAATATTTTAAAGGCTTGCTAACCACATTGCCCACCAGGAAAGGGTATCAGTATGTAAGGGAAATGACTCCTGATGACCAATATCTCTTTCTTATGAGCAGACTGACTGACTGCTATGCCAGAGGCGAGATCAGCTTAAACCAAATCATGGACTTTTGGGTATTTTACAAGAAGTATGCGGAAGTTTTTTCATGGCCGTATATTTATGAAAAATTAAAAAAACTTAAAATTGCTGAATTTGCAGAAAAATTAGAGTATCTCATACTTCGTTGGTTTAATACCGGGGCTGGTATTGAGAATACGGAAATTTATGATGCCATGGAGTCTTATATCCTGACGAAGGGATCAGAAGGGCGGGAGATCAGCTCTCAGTTCCTTCCCTTGATTAAAACCGTTGCAGACTGTTATGCAAGAGACCGCAGAGCGGAAAGAATTCGAAAAATAATAAAATGGTTGTTTCCTGACAGAAGATATATGGAGACCATTTACCCAACCCTGGAAAATCTGGGGGGGCTCCTGCCGCTTTTCTGGTTCCTGCGTTTAGGGCGGTATTCTTTAAGAACTGTTTGCCGCGGAGTAAAAGAAAAGATACTGATTCAGCTTCGTGAGATGTTCCCTTTTTTAAAAAGAGTTGATGTCTGGGTTAAAAATAAGAGGTTAAATAAACAGAAAAAAGATAGGGAGCATATGGCTGACCAGCCAATGGAAACAGGAGATCAGAAACAGGCAGAAGATAAAACAGCGGAAATACCAAAGTAA
- a CDS encoding C39 family peptidase translates to MSRFYSILFKTLFIAAVPFATFFSFSGRISGEAAAVSQTPIEISFQPAAAEIPQEGKYDVMLDSVSGPLTYYNQGDSRWGNFLYGGKDPLSTYGCGPTVMAMLITSFTGNQVLPSDVAAWAAQNNGWCPGQGSYHRLIVDSASAYGLKAVPLKDYTAQGLQNALDSGHLVVALMKKGHFTQQGHFIIITRSMGEGKFRIADPNNYDNTKFDWDSSLIFQELNYRSGNGGPLWTIGLPDPVS, encoded by the coding sequence GTGAGCAGATTTTATTCTATCCTATTTAAAACCCTATTCATTGCTGCTGTCCCCTTTGCTACTTTTTTTTCATTCAGCGGTCGAATCAGCGGAGAAGCTGCGGCTGTTTCTCAGACACCCATAGAAATAAGCTTCCAGCCTGCTGCCGCCGAAATTCCCCAGGAAGGGAAATACGATGTCATGCTTGACAGTGTATCCGGTCCTCTTACCTATTATAATCAAGGGGATTCCAGATGGGGTAATTTTCTTTATGGAGGAAAAGATCCCCTTTCCACCTATGGATGCGGCCCTACGGTCATGGCTATGCTGATCACCAGTTTTACAGGCAATCAGGTGCTTCCCTCTGACGTGGCCGCTTGGGCCGCTCAAAATAACGGCTGGTGTCCTGGCCAAGGTTCCTATCACAGATTAATCGTTGATAGTGCTTCTGCCTATGGACTGAAAGCCGTACCGCTGAAGGATTATACCGCTCAGGGTCTGCAGAATGCACTGGATTCCGGACATCTGGTTGTAGCCCTGATGAAAAAAGGACATTTTACCCAGCAGGGACATTTTATTATTATCACCCGCTCTATGGGAGAGGGCAAATTCCGGATCGCCGACCCGAATAATTACGATAATACAAAATTTGACTGGGATTCTTCTTTGATTTTCCAAGAATTAAACTACCGTTCCGGAAACGGGGGGCCTTTATGGACCATCGGTCTCCCGGATCCAGTTTCTTAA
- the fliS gene encoding flagellar export chaperone FliS, producing the protein MASYGYQHYKEQTVNTMTPGEMLNLLYDELLKRLTRAELALEKEDFELFEQSVQRAVDIVTYLKDTLNYNYEISAELRRMYDFFLYEFSRIRAGRNTDVIEEIRPLIIDLREAFKEAERLNS; encoded by the coding sequence ATGGCTTCATACGGATACCAGCATTATAAAGAGCAGACAGTGAATACAATGACTCCCGGGGAAATGCTCAATCTTCTTTATGATGAATTGCTTAAACGGCTGACCCGTGCAGAGCTTGCATTAGAGAAAGAAGATTTTGAACTTTTCGAACAGTCTGTTCAGCGGGCAGTGGATATCGTCACCTATTTAAAGGATACCTTAAATTATAATTATGAAATCAGTGCTGAACTGAGACGGATGTATGATTTTTTTCTGTATGAGTTTAGCCGGATAAGGGCAGGAAGAAATACTGATGTAATAGAAGAGATCAGACCCTTGATCATTGATCTGCGAGAAGCGTTTAAAGAAGCGGAGCGGTTAAACAGCTAG
- the fliD gene encoding flagellar filament capping protein FliD, with protein MASISSSVSSVSSIRGYGGLVSGLDRDGLIQGMTSATRAKIAKQQKQKQTYVWKQEAYRSISSKLVEFSQKYTSYVNQSTNISSPSFWAKSSITAIGDYSKYISVSGSSSLVDSMSIVGVKQLAKDASMSSIGNASDQSLTTGSIKLGPEDVSTLEGQSLYFKYGTKTFGVSLSSGTTKDGFTYDYSNGAKAQESITRALKNVSIGDGKTLADVIKVTANPSNPGDPSGTAFKLDFQSTDKAGNTIQIAGGSKEALKALGIADFDTLSEEDKTITSSGLSAELAGRTQTFFESKSFADRVGGKNISFTYNGTTKTIQFASAEAIQAMIGGNDQTSLESIAADLETKLGKEFGSGRIKVGVQEDTKNGGYQLKFETMNPATKTVDNSSILAISSADTGVIGKSGALKVEYGESNRINLNSTLSQSGLKGIADGIEQKLADYKLANGEDYETTYFSGSVKAMELIGKLGSKVTADTKVSDLKQLISTNYSQLSDTVLSSVYEAIDHFKTDDTTKVSDLNNAMKDYVDKRELKLTINDIEIEGLSYNSTLNDIISKVNASDAGVTMSYMVNSDKFSIVSTAGGAAGRIDFTGSGDAELLFGQKDVNYTVTKGQDAVIGVKYAGSDDVVDLVRGSNSFNLDGLNVTVNGTFGYNYVKDDTNGKYVKDGSGNYFKVEDTAARYTQAGVADPSGEYVKTTEGTFVNASGGFYSMDTTNSVTFNAKTDADKIVSAITDMIKDYNEIIKLVNTEVTTKPNRNYEPLSEEQKADLKEDQITKWEEKAKAGMLFNDTDLRGLSDSMRFIFESGSDDKAMLESFGISTSSNYGDNGKLVLDETKFRAALESNAGDLQKLFTRTADATTGDKGGVMARISATTEKYASITGATKGILIEKAGSVYAPTSILNNNLQKTVNSINDYISRLTGQLKTETDRYIKQFTTLESLISQMNSQSSWLSSFGS; from the coding sequence ATGGCATCGATTTCAAGCAGTGTCAGCAGTGTATCTTCTATCAGAGGCTACGGGGGCCTTGTCAGCGGCCTGGACAGGGACGGTCTGATCCAGGGTATGACTTCTGCCACAAGGGCTAAGATTGCAAAGCAGCAGAAGCAAAAACAGACTTATGTATGGAAGCAGGAGGCCTATCGCTCCATCAGCTCCAAGCTTGTGGAGTTTTCACAAAAGTATACATCTTATGTTAACCAATCCACCAATATTTCCAGCCCCAGCTTTTGGGCAAAAAGCAGCATTACGGCAATCGGTGATTACAGCAAGTATATCAGTGTATCAGGAAGCTCTTCCCTCGTGGATTCCATGTCCATTGTAGGCGTAAAACAGCTGGCCAAGGATGCCAGCATGTCTTCCATCGGAAACGCATCCGACCAGTCTCTTACCACAGGCAGCATCAAATTAGGACCAGAGGATGTGAGCACCTTAGAGGGACAGAGTCTTTATTTCAAATATGGAACCAAGACCTTTGGAGTTTCCTTAAGCAGCGGTACCACAAAGGATGGCTTCACCTACGATTATTCCAATGGAGCGAAGGCTCAGGAATCCATCACCAGGGCACTTAAGAATGTTTCCATTGGAGATGGAAAGACACTGGCAGATGTGATTAAGGTGACGGCAAATCCTTCCAATCCGGGAGACCCGTCAGGCACTGCTTTTAAGCTGGATTTCCAATCCACCGATAAAGCCGGAAATACAATTCAGATTGCCGGAGGAAGCAAGGAAGCACTGAAAGCTCTTGGCATAGCGGATTTTGACACCCTGTCAGAAGAGGACAAGACGATCACTTCCTCGGGTTTGTCGGCGGAGCTGGCAGGAAGAACTCAGACCTTTTTTGAATCAAAATCTTTTGCAGACCGGGTAGGCGGAAAGAATATCAGCTTTACTTACAACGGAACGACTAAAACCATACAATTTGCCAGTGCAGAGGCTATTCAGGCAATGATTGGCGGCAATGATCAAACGTCCTTAGAATCCATTGCGGCTGATTTGGAAACAAAGCTTGGGAAGGAATTTGGATCAGGAAGAATTAAGGTGGGTGTCCAGGAGGATACGAAGAACGGCGGCTATCAGTTAAAGTTTGAAACCATGAATCCTGCCACCAAAACGGTGGATAATTCTTCCATACTGGCAATATCCTCAGCTGACACAGGTGTGATCGGTAAGTCCGGAGCCTTAAAAGTGGAGTATGGAGAATCAAACCGGATAAATCTTAATTCTACTCTTTCCCAATCAGGATTGAAGGGAATTGCTGACGGTATTGAACAAAAATTAGCTGATTATAAATTGGCCAATGGTGAAGATTATGAAACCACTTATTTTTCAGGATCAGTAAAGGCAATGGAGCTGATTGGTAAATTGGGAAGTAAGGTAACGGCCGATACTAAAGTCTCAGATTTAAAGCAGTTAATTTCCACCAATTATTCCCAGCTGTCCGATACAGTTTTAAGCAGCGTTTATGAGGCCATCGACCATTTTAAGACAGATGATACTACAAAGGTCAGCGACTTAAATAACGCTATGAAGGATTATGTAGACAAAAGAGAACTGAAGCTTACGATCAATGACATAGAGATTGAGGGACTTTCCTACAACAGCACTCTCAATGATATAATCAGCAAGGTAAATGCCTCCGACGCAGGTGTTACCATGAGCTATATGGTAAATTCTGATAAATTTTCCATCGTTTCCACAGCAGGCGGAGCGGCAGGAAGAATTGATTTTACCGGCAGCGGAGACGCAGAGCTTCTGTTTGGCCAAAAAGATGTAAATTATACGGTTACCAAGGGCCAGGATGCGGTAATCGGAGTAAAATATGCCGGATCTGATGATGTAGTCGATCTGGTGCGGGGCAGTAACTCCTTTAATCTGGATGGACTGAACGTGACTGTCAACGGAACCTTTGGATATAATTATGTCAAAGATGATACAAATGGAAAATATGTAAAGGATGGGAGCGGTAATTATTTTAAAGTGGAAGACACTGCGGCCCGCTATACTCAGGCAGGAGTGGCGGATCCCAGCGGAGAGTATGTAAAAACAACGGAAGGTACATTTGTAAATGCCTCCGGCGGTTTTTATTCCATGGACACCACCAACTCTGTCACCTTTAATGCCAAAACAGACGCTGATAAGATTGTATCTGCTATAACGGATATGATCAAGGATTATAATGAAATCATTAAATTAGTGAATACTGAGGTTACTACAAAGCCAAACAGGAATTATGAGCCTCTGTCCGAAGAGCAGAAAGCGGATTTGAAGGAAGATCAGATTACGAAATGGGAAGAAAAGGCTAAGGCAGGAATGCTGTTCAATGACACGGACTTAAGAGGTCTTTCTGACAGCATGCGTTTCATTTTTGAAAGCGGTTCTGATGACAAGGCCATGCTGGAATCCTTCGGTATTTCCACAAGCTCCAACTACGGCGATAACGGTAAGCTGGTACTCGATGAAACAAAGTTCCGGGCGGCGCTTGAATCCAATGCAGGAGATCTGCAAAAATTATTTACAAGGACCGCCGATGCAACTACAGGAGATAAGGGCGGAGTTATGGCCCGCATTTCTGCAACAACAGAAAAATATGCGTCCATTACAGGCGCAACCAAGGGGATACTGATTGAAAAGGCCGGTTCCGTTTACGCACCGACCAGCATTCTGAACAATAACCTTCAGAAGACTGTGAACAGTATTAACGATTACATAAGCCGCTTGACGGGGCAGTTAAAAACAGAAACAGACCGGTATATAAAACAGTTCACTACTTTGGAATCATTAATTTCACAAATGAATTCCCAAAGCAGTTGGCTGAGTTCATTCGGTTCATAA